Part of the Primulina huaijiensis isolate GDHJ02 chromosome 15, ASM1229523v2, whole genome shotgun sequence genome is shown below.
AttcaaagaaaatttggaaTATTTCTATCCTACTATTGTAAGTTAATCTTTTTATCTTCTACCAAAATTAACATCTGTTTTCTTCTTTATCAACCTTTTTCAAGTTAAAATATTACATAATTGAAATTGGATTTGAATAAAGTAcatggggaaaaaaaattaatgagatgAAGAATTATTGTCATTAATGGTGCATGTTCTAGGTTGACAGCGATATCACATCACATCACATCACATCACATcacatcacacacacacacacacatcctTATTTCCTCATTCCTAGTAGTTGGATGAGACCAATTGGACTCCTTCCCTTATTAATTCAAGTGGGCATAAACAAGAGTCCATATTATAAGACCGAGTTTTtggctaattaaattattgtgaAATTAATAAATCTgccaaaaaataacaaatttaaaaactaTACCAAATTATACAAATTGGATAGTTTGATGCTAATACATAGCTAGTGTTTTAAGTGTTACTCCAACGACTACAAAGTAAGttacatgattttttaaataaaaaatatgaataattttataatttcaaatgtattttataACTCGATATTATCTAATATTCATTTATATTAGGGAGGATGGCGAAACATGATAAATCTTGTATTAAATTACATTACGAAAACAACATTGTATAGTACAACCCAAGAACAAGCTTAATCGAACTGCTTGCCTTCAAACGATTGCCCAAATTCCCAGTTCTTGGGAACTGCACTGTAAGATGTGATTGTGATTCCATCGCCACTCGTCATCTCGAATGAGAGAGGCTGATTCTTCAAATCCGCATTTATGTGCCAATTCTGCCCCCAATTTCTCCCCATCGGAAGCCACCCCGTTATCGAGCCCTTTACTTTCACCGCCGCCACGTCGCCTCCGCCAGCGACGTTGGTTATCAGCACCGACAAGAATATCCCGGCGCCGCTCAGCGTGAATCTTATGCCTCCTTCTTTCCTGCATCTGATTCTGCGGTACTGAACGGGCATGTTCGAAGCTTTCCATATCGCTATCTTCTCGAAGGCCTCGATTGGAAGGACAAAATGGGCATTCGGTGGGTTGCATTTTCCGCCGCCGTCCGCGTCGAAGCCGTAGTTGGGGGCGCAGAAATTGGTGGCCGTGACGATTATGGACGTGCCGGGGATGCACCAGCGGAGGTCCTCCACGCAGCGGAGCTCGAAGCAAGCGCCGCAGATCTGACCCTTCTCGAAGAGAATAGTACTGAGGGCCGCGGTGGCTTTTCCGTAGCCGTTCTTGTCCAAATCTCCATATCCACATGCTCCGCCGACGGTGTCCTGGGGATCTGCGGTGGCGTAGTAAGTGGCGCGAGCGGACTTCCACTCGGACTGTTGAGCAGCGGGCGGGAAATAGTGGGAATCTACAAGCTTACTGTGCAGTAAAAGTAAGAAAGGGAGTGTGAAGAGGAGGAGGAGACGGCGGCGGCGACCTGACATCTCGAACCGTTGCGGCGGATGGGAGAGTTGCAGCACTTGAAGTAAAGTGAAGCAAGCTTGCTCAATGCTTTGGACTTGGGAGAAAAAGTAAATCGACcagattattaaataatcacaTTAAATATTTGTGAATGTCACGTTACTTGTACTCtacatcaaattattttttttattatttttcgtatatatatatatatatatataatttacaaataaaaatttttttttccagaaaaaaGAACAAGTAACCTTGTAGCATGGTAGTAATAATTCTTTGAATATTTGATCGAtagtaaatatttgaaaattatattttttttgtttctaattaaaattttgagacatatatgttcaatttttaaaacttttcccCATATCTTTTTTGTTCTCAAGTTAAAATCAATCTTAATTGTAAAAGTACTTATTTTCCACTTAAACCGGAGGGTCAGCAGTAAAAAACATATGTTGATCGAAATATGAGCAGAATTCTAATGTATTAAACAGCATAAAACAGCTATATTTGTTAAACAAAAGATATATAGAACTCTAACATAATAAATAGTTCCACAATTTAGCTCGATGAGAGTGTAATATTGTCTGACAAATGTCCTCAATTCAAGAGCTCTAAAGACATAACTAGCATGACAATGATAAAGAAATCTAATATTGGGCGTGAAACCGATTCCTACGATATTGGCCAGCAGAGAAACACAAGAACAAGTTGCACCAAGAACAAGCTTTGTAAGACTCCATCGAAGAAACTACTGCAGAATATATTCATTCAGGGGCAGGCAGCAAGTTGCTTATCAATTTTGAGTAACGATAGAACTGCACAGACAATTATGTGGCGTAATAATCAGCAGTTAGATGTGCAAAAATAAAAGtggaaatgaaaatatatttaaaaatccttATTAATCGGGACGAAACAATGTCGCATCAGGTGGTGTACGGTAGAGTAGCCTAGTTTATTTCCAGAAGTGTTGAGTTATATGCTGCATTAATGACAGATGGATTTGCATCGGTGTTGCGACAAAACACTTGGTTTATGAAAAGATGTGGTGTATCGGTTTGTATAATCTTTTCCCGGAAACAAAAGCAGTAGAAAGATATAAATAACAGATGCATCAGTTTAAACATAAGAGTATCTTGTACCTCGGTCAAAATTTCATCATATTTTTTGCTTAATTCTTGCATTTTAGCTCCATCATCCTCCTTAACAGAACTGATCTTTGAAACTATAGCATCTGCCTGAAAAAACTCCGAGGCAATTAATCATTGACACTCAGAACCACTTCATCGGTATACCGACTGAACTAGAAAAGTAAAACATTAATAATACCTCAGCAACCATGAGCTCTACTTGTCTTTGTCTTGATTCCAAATCACGTCTGTTTGATTCAACTTCCAACTTCACATTACTTAATTCTTTGCCTACCTCCTCATGGTTAAGAGCTCTCTCCTTCTCAAGCTGCCTTTTATTTTCTTTCGACTGGTCCACTGGAAAACATTTTCGACTTAGAAACCACATGAAGTACAGAACGCAACAATTCAAATTAGTCAAACCATCGCTACCTCTTGCTTGCAATTCAACAAGTTTGGCTTCAAGCGACTTATTTAACACTCCATCATCACCGAGCTTACTTTTGAGAACCTTCACATCTTTCTCAACTGTCTTACCAGAGTTCACCTGTTAAAGGCCAAAATATCAAAGACTAAAAATTTCACATCAAAATAAGAGCTTGCATTCGTCCTGTGGgaaggaaaatattttggtcTTGTCCTTTGGATTTCTCAACCATTAATGACAAAAAACAATTGAAAGGAGGAGAACAAGAATATCATTGACGCAAAGATTAGAGTTAGACGAAGTATTGACAAACCTGCTCCTGTATGGCTTGCATCTGAGCCAAGTGCTTGTACAATTTCTTGCAAGCCTGTCATTTGATTATTATTGATcaggtaatttttttaaaaaaagaactaAATTCATAAAGTAACAATTTATAAAATGTCAGCAAGCAAACATACACGTGAGCATGAAGGTCACATATgcaatttaatattaaaatgaaaaatacctTAGAATAAGCCTCAACCATAGTAGTCTTATCCCGATACAATTGAATCGCTGCTCTTTCAGCATCTTTTGTTTCAGTTTTAATCAACTTTTTCTCTTCTACAGCCCTCTGTCATTTAAAGAAATGAATtagtgataaaataaaaataatgaagcCAAACCGAAGGATGAAAAGGTAAGGTTAAAATAAATGCAATGCAACCATCCCAATTCAATCTCATTTGATCAAGAATGATGAGTATGGTAAATGGTAGATAAGACGAGGGAAAGGAAACAAGAAGGATGAGTATGGTAAATAAGACAAGGGGACACACAAATAATTTCCATCTAGGCAATATCTTCAAAAGAACTTTATACTGAAGGTCTTCAATAAAATGATTAATGTACATATATAAAAGAGGAGAGCTCAAATTCAGGATGAGGAATGATCATTTCATGATTAATCACAAGTAAcactttttattaaaagtatccATGATTCATGATAAAAGCATAAAGGTAGAAGAAAGCTTCCAAAAATAGGTTAATATGTAAAATGGCACAAGGAAAACGTGTTCAGAACTCTCAGAAGCCACATGGCAACAGCTCAAGGCCACAACAGATGATAATGTCTAGGAAAAAAATGGTGCATGGTTATCGTGTTAAATCCTTCAATGCATGAGGACATTACTCATTCCACACCACTAAACATCATTCTGCTTTACTTAATATCATCCGGAGTGAGGACCTCTGACTAAGCAAAGTTAATGATAAGACATTACAGACAAAGACACAACACAGTAAATGGTAGCACCACTATCAATACTCTTGTGTCCTTTCAAGCATCATTTGTGCAATTGTgccaaagagaaaaaaattcaagagaGTTGCTGGGTCTTTGTCAACCTCATCCTGCATCACGCAGCCCAAGTATAGCGACCCCACTCTCCTACAGGAAGGATCCACTTGAGTGTTTTGTCCGGATTATTTTTGTCGGGAATGAGTGGAGCCCGGataaaaatttctagcactCTCTTACAGAAATCATGTGTTCCCTGAATCTGGCTGCAGAACTCCACATATTTAGACGGCAAGAAAAACAGTGTTCATACCTGAAGCTTGTCCGGTGACTGGACTATTTTAGATCGTAAATTTGCATTTTCTTGGACACATTGGACCAATGCGAATTCAGCATTAGAGATCTgtcaaatgtaaaaaaaatcgaaatcacACTGGCCATGCATGTAACTTATATTATTTGAAGAAAACGAAAATTCACATCAAACAACCAGAATCTTGGCATTAAATTAGAACTTCCAAAAAAAGACAGATAAACATTACATCAACAGTCAAACCTTCTCATCACTTTCTTTGGCCTTATCCTTCAATTTTTTAGTAGAAGCCTTCAAGGACCTTTGATGAGTATTAAGACTTGAAACATTCTGACGCAATTCATTGACTTTAGAGTTTACTTCTTGAACAAGTGGCAACTCCTTTTGTCTAGACTCCTCACATTCTGATATCTCCGCATTCAACTGAAGTGGGATATTAAGAAATAATTCAAATTGGAATAACAGGGAAAAAAAACCACACTAGAACAAAGCAGGAAGGCTAGATAGTAGATACACACTCACTCAAGTACCTGGGAAATTCTTGCTTCCGCAGCTAGTTTACGCTCTTCAAAAAGATTAAAATCACTTCCAAGAGGATTCAATAGATTTATCTTAGTCTCTCTGCATCACAAAACGTAAAATGAGAAACTAGAAAGATGGCACATTTTCTGAAAGAAAAAACACCAGTCTAAGAACCTAGATTTCTTTTGTCACCTATGGAGATAGAAATTGAGCAGGGCACTGAGAAAGTGCTCGGTGCGATCGGGCTCTGGCTTTATCAAGTCCTTTGGCGTGAAGGATTTGGGGCAGTTGATGGCGGTCACGAGCTCGCGAATCTTGTTGTACAAATTCATGAGCTGAATCGAATGCACATGGGTGTCCGGATTTTCCAACTGCTCAAGAGCACCAAACTCCATCTGCCCATAATCTTCCCTGTGAATTTGAATGTTGCGAAAAATATAAAAACCCATAGGCAGAAGACTTAATTTCCTCGTACAAAACACTCTCTTATCCTAGTATCGCGTTTAGATTCACCAAATCGGATTGGTGGAGCTGAAATTGAtaaaattcaaacaaattttgaaTGAAAGTCCAAAATAAACGTTCAATTCCACAGTACAAACAGTCTACCAGTAAACATAACTgtctcaaaataaataatagaaaatctactccaaataaaaaaacaacaacaactACTTAATAAGATTTAGGTTTAGCATTTGCTAACAGTAGAGCATCGACATGGACAAGGATGTGGGTGTAGACATTGCAGATGAAGTCGGGATCGGGGTGGAGGAGGTCGGCTTCGGAGACGGCGGCGATTTGGTTCTCGGCCAGAACCGCGATGATTTCGTGGCGAGGGAGCCTGGGGTATTCAAATTTCGACATTTCTGACCATGAAGAGATTTCGCGCCTCGATCTCCCCATGTGTGTGCGTATAAAGATTGGGCCTCAAGTGTCTGGCCCTAATTCAAAAGGCTCATTTAAATTGAATTATTGAGATTTAATGTaaacttttttaaataaaagctCCAAGATAGTCTATAAATCGAATtatccaattttattttattttgcccATTCGAGCTATCCAAAACTTAAGGACTAGTTTGATCATCGAAGGATGAAGTTGGTCAATAATCATTAGTGCGATTTTTTGACCAACAATATTTCAGACAAGTCAGTCTCAGAAAATTCGTTCAGTGCGATTTACCTAACGTAATTTGTAGATTACTACTTTAGCATATGACATATTTAGCGCATATCAAAAGATAGACGTTGCGAGctccataatttaaaataaagtagTTCGATCAATTACTAATCAAATTTCATGCAAATTGGATTTAGATCAAGAAACTTTAGTAGCTAGCTATTTGATATATTAACATTCAAGTTGTAAAGAAAGTGTTGGTATATTATTATTCAATGATAATGAaatactataaaaaaaattcctcagatatttacaaatttaataCTAAAGTGTGTATCATGCACGTGTGCTACATTGAAAGCTAACGTTATCAAAGTTCTTGCTTACTTGACGCAAATGTAACAAACCAGAAACCAAAGTCGCACGCTTTGATGAGGTCCAAAACTCATGCATGAACCATTCACGACCAAAACAAAACTTGCATTTCCCTACAAATTTGCACAAAATTATGCCAACCAAATTACAAGAAAATCCACATTCATTCTTCACAAGGAAATTTATAAGCTTCAAAAAAAGGTGATTGAAACGGCACTCTCCTTTATCCCCTTTTCTGCCTCTCAAATCTTAGCATCAATCAGTGCATTACTCTTCCTTGTATATTTTCTCTTCAAAATCCCTTGGCATTCACCTTACAGACTTTTCATGCCATCTCCCACCTGCAAGTTTAAGGGTTCCAGCAGCTCATTTCATAGAGCATGTTGAAAAAAGTGTATGAAAGATCTTCCATCGGCCCTCAGTCTTGTTTACCTCTTTCAGTTCATCAAATCCCACCTGATAAATCTCTAAATCCATCCAAAGCCAAATATCGAAACAATCCTCTTATACTGTCGTAAAAGACATCCTCAAAAAGAACAAAGTGAACCCCAAAAACATCACAATCTTGAAACCAACACAATTTTTTAACCACACCCAAAAAGGGGAGAAAACTTTATATAAATAATCGATATAGAAGGATGATCAGTCAATATTCTACATAGATTTTCCCCCAAAGTACTTCAAACCAGCACAGAGAATACTTCACATAAAAAGGGAAAGGGAAATGCTGAGGTGGCACGGCTTATCCTCAATGTCGATTTTTCACCATTAGACGGTGAAAATTCACAGGACAGACATTATCACAGACCCTAGAAATCATCATTTCAAACCTAGGGCAAATGACAACTTTGGTCGAGATTTGTTCTTGCCCAACAATTTCATTTGATTCGCTCGGTCCTCCTCTTCTTGCTTTTTTTTCCTTCGCAGAGCCTCTTCTTTCTTCCGTTGGAGCTCCACCAATTCTTCATAGCGCTCCTCTTCTCTTATCTGCTGTTCTGATGCTTCTCTTCTTTGAGATTCTTCCACCTTCCTCCTGTTCTCTTCCAGTAATTGTTCCAGCTCTTGTTTTTCTTGTCTTGTTTGTTCCTATATACGCTCATGTATTAGAATTACACACTTTACTAGCAAACAAAGTCAAAGAATAGTCGCATGCAAATGTAAAAGATCACAAAATACACCTGGATGCATCAACAGAGTCAAATTGAATTTGTAAATACCAAGCATCACAAAATTATGTGAATTGAGTAAATTACATCAAGAACGATCAGATCAAATGCATTAGTAGTATCTTTGCCACAAAGAGCAATTTTTACCCCTTTATAAATAAGTGTATTAAGCCAGATTTCGAAAAAGGGGGACAATAAGGTATGACTAAGGTACATTCGTTATAATCACAGCTGGCTAGCTTACCAGGCAATCCGGGGAGGAGCTTTCCATCCCCCCGAAGGGTGGCAGCATAGAAATGTGCATTTTCAGTCAACTGAAGAATAAAGCTTACCTCTTTCTGACGAGCTTCTGCAAGAGTatattccttttctttttcaagtTGAGCTGCAACCTCAGAAACAAGTTTCTTTCTACCTTCCTTTAGGAGCTCCTCTATTTCAAGGTTCACTTCCACAGAATACAATCTCTCCTCAACTTTCTTCTGAATTGCCTCCGCTACCCTCTTTGTAGTTTCTTCCTCCACTAATTTTAATTCTGCCTCCTGTTGACGCCTGGAAAGAGGTGAAACCGTCAAATGAAAAATTGCAAGTGATCCAACATCAGATGGGTCAGTTCCAAGGATATCATAAGCGTTCAAAGATAGAGATCACTTTTTTTCATAGGTGtagaatatgaacaagatttctTAGCAGCTATTGGCCTTCTGATTTTCCGTAATTCATAACTAAAATGAACGACAAACTAACCTCCATGTCGAAAAAGGCATTAGACATTCATGCTTATGCTTTTTAAGCAGACCTCTAACTGATTCCCGATCCAAAATATTTCAGTTTCATATCTGGTGAACAGTAGATTAATGAGGAATCAAAATAAACATTACCAGAAATATCCTCCAATTTATCCTGTCGAAAAGAATGCCAAGTAAATATATACAGGTCTTAATGCTAGATTGCTAGTTACAGAAGTACACTAGCACATCCATTTTTGTTTAAAGAAAATGCTGATGTTATTCAGATACAGCTCTTCAACAAATAATTCAAGTAATGACAGCAGATCTTGCATTTAACATTAataaatatgaacaaaataGTCAAGCTAAGTCTTGAAATCCAGTCAAATATTCACACTACATATGCTTCATCTTCGTCAAGGATTATCGTAAACACCAACTTTTACAAGATACATGTGTAATAAATAAACTAACAGCCAGGTCAATTCAAGTCCAACATAACTTGAAAACCGAAGGTAGATTTGACTCGCAGCCTAAGCAACCTGACACAGAACTTGTATATAACCCACTGAAAAAGGGTAATGACactaataaacatatatattaatattcatcgtttcaacaaaataattaatcacAATGGCGCAATGTTGCATTAATGCAGCACAGTTTCTGAAAGAAACTGAATATATAAAGGAGAAAAGGAACACGAGAATTAATTTCATGCATGTTTTGTGAATCGTAATAAAAGTTGCATGTAGTTGAAAGAACTGGGAGAAAAGAAAGAGATATCAGCTAAAATAACTCATATTTACTGCAAGCTACTTTTACAAAACTATTTAACGACAATCCCATTATATCATAAGAACCATTCTGAAATAGTGAAGGATAAACATATATAGGATCAAGAAACAGATTCAGGATCAACAAACAAACGAGAAAGCGAAGATTCCCAAAAACCGAAAACAAATTGCATAAGAGGGTATAGATCATTAAAACCGACTCCCTCCCACAACATAACCAAAATCTACCATTATATTCACATGCTATTGACAGAAGAATTAATTCGAGAATTTAACAAGAGAAAATAGGAAGATAAAGAGGACATACTTCTCAATTACTACAAGGAAGTTTCAAAACTCATGGCAAGTATCAAGATAAGAAATATAAAGTACTGCCAATGACTTGGATGTCTATAGGTAAAGCAATTAGTTTCTGCCATTGACTCAGATGTTTACAGGTAACGCGATTTGTGTGTCTTCCACAATCAATGTCGAATATTACAAGACAATTAAACTTAATTGTTATCCataataaacaaaatatctcaTCTGTGAAACTGAAACCTCTATCTTTGGGAGAAACATTGGATAGAAATGATTGTTTATGTTAAAAGGTCAAGGAATGGGTGAAGATGTGTTCACTCACGCGGTGCATCAACAACTTCCATCTAGCAAGAAGTTAAATATTACCTGAAATTGTGTTGCTTCTACAGCAATCAAAaagagacaaaaaaaaaatgattcataTTAAAGTTAATTAAATGGTTTAAGCAAAATCCCTAATTAAATGGTTTAAGCAAAATCCCACTCCCGCAACAGCCACAGATTGTAATTTCTTCCATTGCAACTAAACATAATAATTCATAATTCTTAGTGTCAATCACGTGTTTGTGCAGTCATAAAAGTGTCCAGAATTCCATGCAAGCATAGACAACggtaaaaaaattaacatcaaCCAAAAAGCGTAACAAGGAGAAGAACTGGAGAAAGGTCTGAAAGCTGATAATGATACCTCTTCTTTTCCTCTTCTTCTCTTAACTTTTCACTTGCATCTTTCGTCTCTTTTAAACCAGAGATTACACTGGGAGAAACATTTAAGGAAGATACAGAGGTACTATTTTTCTGTTGTCTTTCATTGCCCTTCAGTGTAGGA
Proteins encoded:
- the LOC140958527 gene encoding expansin-A13-like is translated as MSGRRRRLLLLFTLPFLLLLHSKLVDSHYFPPAAQQSEWKSARATYYATADPQDTVGGACGYGDLDKNGYGKATAALSTILFEKGQICGACFELRCVEDLRWCIPGTSIIVTATNFCAPNYGFDADGGGKCNPPNAHFVLPIEAFEKIAIWKASNMPVQYRRIRCRKEGGIRFTLSGAGIFLSVLITNVAGGGDVAAVKVKGSITGWLPMGRNWGQNWHINADLKNQPLSFEMTSGDGITITSYSAVPKNWEFGQSFEGKQFD
- the LOC140958485 gene encoding kinetochore protein NUF2 homolog isoform X2; amino-acid sequence: MGRSRREISSWSEMSKFEYPRLPRHEIIAVLAENQIAAVSEADLLHPDPDFICNVYTHILVHVDALLEDYGQMEFGALEQLENPDTHVHSIQLMNLYNKIRELVTAINCPKSFTPKDLIKPEPDRTEHFLSALLNFYLHRETKINLLNPLGSDFNLFEERKLAAEARISQLNAEISECEESRQKELPLVQEVNSKVNELRQNVSSLNTHQRSLKASTKKLKDKAKESDEKISNAEFALVQCVQENANLRSKIVQSPDKLQRAVEEKKLIKTETKDAERAAIQLYRDKTTMVEAYSKVNSGKTVEKDVKVLKSKLGDDGVLNKSLEAKLVELQARVDQSKENKRQLEKERALNHEEVGKELSNVKLEVESNRRDLESRQRQVELMVAEADAIVSKISSVKEDDGAKMQELSKKYDEILTEFYRYSKLISNLLPAPE
- the LOC140958485 gene encoding kinetochore protein NUF2 homolog isoform X3 encodes the protein MGRSRREISSWSEMSKFEYPRLPRHEIIAVLAENQIAAVSEADLLHPDPDFICNVYTHILVHVDALLEDYGQMEFGALEQLENPDTHVHSIQLMNLYNKIRELVTAINCPKSFTPKDLIKPEPDRTEHFLSALLNFYLHRETKINLLNPLGSDFNLFEERKLAAEARISQLNAEISECEESRQKELPLVQEVNSKVNELRQNVSSLNTHQRSLKASTKKLKDKAKESDEKISNAEFALVQCVQENANLRSKIVQSPDKLQVNSGKTVEKDVKVLKSKLGDDGVLNKSLEAKLVELQARVDQSKENKRQLEKERALNHEEVGKELSNVKLEVESNRRDLESRQRQVELMVAEADAIVSKISSVKEDDGAKMQELSKKYDEILTEFYRYSKLISNLLPAPE
- the LOC140958485 gene encoding kinetochore protein NUF2 homolog isoform X1, translated to MGRSRREISSWSEMSKFEYPRLPRHEIIAVLAENQIAAVSEADLLHPDPDFICNVYTHILVHVDALLEDYGQMEFGALEQLENPDTHVHSIQLMNLYNKIRELVTAINCPKSFTPKDLIKPEPDRTEHFLSALLNFYLHRETKINLLNPLGSDFNLFEERKLAAEARISQLNAEISECEESRQKELPLVQEVNSKVNELRQNVSSLNTHQRSLKASTKKLKDKAKESDEKISNAEFALVQCVQENANLRSKIVQSPDKLQRAVEEKKLIKTETKDAERAAIQLYRDKTTMVEAYSKACKKLYKHLAQMQAIQEQVNSGKTVEKDVKVLKSKLGDDGVLNKSLEAKLVELQARVDQSKENKRQLEKERALNHEEVGKELSNVKLEVESNRRDLESRQRQVELMVAEADAIVSKISSVKEDDGAKMQELSKKYDEILTEFYRYSKLISNLLPAPE
- the LOC140960413 gene encoding uncharacterized protein isoform X2, which produces MVHTVYSLQYLRWRSRSLSYERHRNRSRSQKRHKSRSPTLKGNERQQKNSTSVSSLNVSPSVISGLKETKDASEKLREEEEKKRRQQEAELKLVEEETTKRVAEAIQKKVEERLYSVEVNLEIEELLKEGRKKLVSEVAAQLEKEKEYTLAEARQKEEQTRQEKQELEQLLEENRRKVEESQRREASEQQIREEERYEELVELQRKKEEALRRKKKQEEEDRANQMKLLGKNKSRPKLSFALGLK
- the LOC140960413 gene encoding uncharacterized protein isoform X1, with amino-acid sequence MGRDRDISRSPLHRRRYSPSPSPVRFGRRSRRDRSRSPYSRSRWRSRSLSYERHRNRSRSQKRHKSRSPTLKGNERQQKNSTSVSSLNVSPSVISGLKETKDASEKLREEEEKKRRQQEAELKLVEEETTKRVAEAIQKKVEERLYSVEVNLEIEELLKEGRKKLVSEVAAQLEKEKEYTLAEARQKEEQTRQEKQELEQLLEENRRKVEESQRREASEQQIREEERYEELVELQRKKEEALRRKKKQEEEDRANQMKLLGKNKSRPKLSFALGLK